GCGGGGCGGCGGGAAGGCTGATGGGCAGTGGCGGCTTCTCAGTGCCCTCTAGCGGCGAAGCAAGTAATGACCATGAGCATTGATACACAAAGTAccttttttcttgataattccAGTTCTGAGCTGGTTATGGCTCTAACACAGTAGATTACTTGAGCCCCCCCACATggattttctcctttaattctcTCAACAGCCCGTGAAGTGGGGagtattgtccccatttcacagatgaaaaaaatcaaggcccagagaggggaagtgacttacCTGAGGTTCCACCACCCAGCTTCCTGGCTTCatcccatttccttttctttgtcttatcCCTCAAGGAGTACATGTCAGGTTCTAGGGGAATGTGGGCACACACAGGGAACTGAAGGCTGCAGAGTTGGTGGGGCAGGGGATAGAAGCAGACAGGAGAATCATGATGTGGATCTTAAGAAACAGGCAGTTGGAGACTAATGCGGACGTTTGCAAGGGGCTGTGGACATCAGCTTGGGCTGAACCGCTGCTCTGTGTCTCCCTGCGGGTGCTTTCTGTCAGAGTCAGCAGGTTAAACTCAAATAGCTCTGCCTGCCATCATCTGCTCTGAAGAGAACAACCCATGAGATAGGAtccattctccccattttacacgTGGAAAAACAGGCCACAGGGGATAAATGCCTTGCCCACAGAGTCAGTGGTAGAGTCCAGGTGCTTTAACCTTACATGCTGTCTACGTGCCAGGCCCCCAGCCATGCATGGCACCTTGTCAGGGTGCGGCAAACATACTgcctgcagttttttttttttttgagacagagtctcgctttgttgcccaggctagagtgagtgctgtggcatcagcctagctcacagcaacctcaaactcctggcctcaagcaatccttctgcctcagcctcccgagtagctgggactacaggcatgcgccaccatgcccggctaattttttctatatatttttagttggctggccaattaatttctttctatttttagtagagacggggggggggggggcgcagtctctctcttgctcaggctggttttgaactcctgacctcgagcagtccttctgcctcggcctcccgagtagctgggactacaggcatgcaccaccatgcccggctgtttttttctatatatattagttagccaattaatttctatttatagtagagatggggtcttttgctcaggctggtttcgaactcctgacctcgagcagtccttctgcctcggcctcccagagtgctaggattacaggtgtgagccaccgtgcagtTATTTTTAATTCACCAGGCAGACCCAGATCCCATCTTCAAAGAATTCAATCTGGGGAGAGTGGGGAAGGTAAACCAGTCCCTTTTCAAAAATTAACATAGGAATTATAAAGTGTTTCTCATGGAAACTTTGGGAAGCGTATATTAGAAAAAGGTGATTGCTCTAAGCCTGCCACCCGTGGGTAAATCTAGTGTCAGTTACTTGCCGCATGCCAGGTGCTGGGCTAAGCAGGTGCCTCGTTCTCTGATCATCACAAGAGCACCTGTAGTAGTTCCTGGTGAATGGCCCTGAGAATGGGGGAAGTTAGGCTCGAGGCCCACTGAGCCACGGTTTCTTTTCGGGGCCTGCCATTTGCCCACGCTCTTTGCCACTCCCCCAGCCACTGCCTGTCACCGTTGGACTCTGACAGACTCATTACTATAGTGGATGGGAAGCTCAGGCTGTTGGAAAGAGTAAACACTAACCCCCAGGGGTCAGAAAGTGGGAGTCCCCCATGCTGTAGGCGTGAACCTGCTAGGCGAGAGCCCCTACTTGCTATGCCAAGGAAGGCCTGGGcttttctctgcctttgtctGGGAAGGGATTTGAAGGGCCCAGTCCCCAGGGAGCTCATGTGGCTCAAAAGTGGGGGGGCAGGCTGGGCCTTGTGTGCTGCCATCTAGTAGTCAAAGGGACTGTTGCCCAAGCAGCCCCAGGAGTGCCAAGCCTGGGCTGGGAGGGCCCTTCTCCCGTGGGGGAGATAGGATTCCCACATTGTAAATGAAGACGTCCTCGCTTAGCACGGAAGTCAGCAAACGCCTCTTCTGGGGGTTAAATACCCAGAAGGGGGTATTTCACCCTGCTGGTTCATGGGCACTTCCCATCTCTGAGAATAAGCAGCCTGAGGGAAGGGGGGGACACAGGACCCGTACTGTCCACCTCTCACAAATATTTGTGGTCAAATACAGTCTAGCCTCGTCTAAGGGGCATACAGGCTCCCTCCCGGGTACTGGTTAAGCACCCAGTGCTGTAGGGAGTGAGAGGCAGAGACTCCAGATCCCACCCTCAGGGACCTCATGGACTGATCAtgtccttcctctgcccccaccATCTCCTACCTGGATCAAGGCAGTCACTACCTAAcggcctccctgccccaccaggAGCCAGAGTGTGTAAAGCACAGATCCATCCTGGCACTGCCCGAGGCCCCCAGCCATTGCTCACGTCCCATCGACGACTCAGTGTCCCTCACGCCACTGGGCGCTCTGCCCACAGGACGCTCTGCCTGCACCATCTGCCTGTCTTAGCAGCCACCTCGGGCCTGTCGAGGGCATGGTCAGTGCTCAGCCAGGAACAGGATTTTCTCCTACTTAGGGACCCATCTTTGATGTTCCAGCTACCAAGACTGGACTGTGTGCCCCAGTCTGTGCTCCCCCAGGCCCTGTTCTCCCTTCACTGCACCTGCACCGAGTCACTGCTCTACTGCCTGTGTCTTCCTGGTGACAGAGCAGTCCCAGCGGGGAGAGGCCATGTGTGCTCACAGCTGCACACCCAAGCTGCTGGCCCTTCTTTGCTAGTTCCTTTATTAGTGAAGGAAGGGCTGGCCATGGTGGACAGCTTATATGGCTTTGTgagtcccctgccctccctccatgCCCTGTCATCTGACGACAGGGGGGTTGGACCGGAAGCTAGAGTCTCTTGAGAGCCTTGCCACACCAGGTCTTCCATGAGGTAGCAGGGGTGCTGCAGAACCCTGGGACTTCAGAGAGTTAATAACTGGAAGGACATGTGGGCCCAGGAGCCTGGGACGGTATCCCTGGCTGCCACAGACCTCTGCACAGAGAATATGGAGTGGTCGGTCCCACCTCTAGGCTTGCCCCCACCTCACCCATGTCCAACCCAGGCTTTGGGGTCCGTTGGCACCAGTCCACCGTGACCCAAGCACAGGGGCAGACAGATGGATCAGACCCAGGAGGGCAAGCACCAGGGGCTGGGAGCATCAGGAGGCCAAGGGCCTGTCCAGAGATGGTGACCAGCTAAGGAGGCACATCAGAGCTGGAGGTCAGCCTGTGCAAAGACCTGAGACCACGAGATACTGGGGACCCTGCAGGTGGGTGGAGCCGAGAGGACCCACCTTTCTATCACCAAGAATGGGTCCATGGGAGTTCTAGGCTGGACTGGGAATCTTCACAGAGCAGGGGCTTCTGGGCAAAGGGCTGTCTCCTGccactcctctccccacccaccgcCCCCCTTGCAGTTTCCAGATCATTGACCCCGGCACTGGTCCACGTCAGCAAGGGCAGCTGTGGGGCCATTTGTTTCCGTCTGCTACCGCACTAGCAGAGCAGTAGGTGGTAGCACACACACACTGGGTTTGGGAACCTGCACGAAGGGTCCTGACTTtgacctcaggcaagttgctTCACCTCCCTGAACCTGTTTTCTCTGTAAGTCAGGGGCATGAGTACCACTGATTTCTCCTAAATGTGCTCAGGGTCATTTACCAAGAGGCTGTACTCAGGGGTAGTGGGCGCAGTGTTGTCCAGAGGAGGTCAGCGGGCGGCCCTGAGGTCCCACCCACCCCTCTGCCCGCAGGCACGGGCCCAGGCCGAGGCCCTGCGCATCAGCGACGTGCACTTCTCCGTCAAGCCGAGCGCCAGCGCCTCCTCGCCCAAGCTGCACTCCAGCGCAGCCGTGCACCGGCTCAAGAAGGACATCCGCCGCTGCCACCGCATGTCCCgccgccccctgccccgcccagaCCCCCAGGGGGGCAGCCCCGGCCTGCGCCCACCCATCTCGCCCTTCTCGGAGACGGTGCGCATCATCAACCGCAAGGTGAAACCTCGGGAGCCCAAGCGCAGCCGCATCATCCTGAACCTGAAGGTGATTGACAAGGGCGCGGGAGGAGCGGGCGCCCCACAGGGGGCCGGGGCGCTGGCCCGCCCCAAAGTGCCCTCGAGGAACCGCGTCATCGGCAAGAGCAAGAAGTTCAGCGAGAGCATCCTGCGCACCCAGATCCGCCACATGAAGTTCGGCACCTTCGCGCTGTACAAGCCCCCGCCCGCCCCTCTgtcccccccacctgccagcaAGGCCGACGTCACTGCctccccgggccccgggctgctCCTGGCCACCCCCGCTGCCCCCTATGACGCCCGCAGCTCCAGCTCCTCTGGCTGCCCCTCACCGGTACCGCAGTCCTCCTCTGAGCCCGATGATGCGCCCCCCAAGCTGCTCCCCGAGACCACGAGCCCATCTGTCCCCAGCTGGCGTGAGCCTGAGGTGCTCGACCTGTCCATCCCTCCTGAGTCGGCAGCCACCAGCAAGCGTGTGCCCCCTGATGTCACTGCTGCCACTGGccagccactgcccccggccccCGAGCCCGCCAGTGCCTCCTCTGAGCCAGAGGCTGGGGACTGGCGCCCGGAGATGTCTCCCTGCTCCAATGTGGTTGTCACTGATGTCACCAGCAACCTCCTGACCGTCACTATCAAGGAGTTCTGCAACCCAGAGGATTTCGAGAAGGTGGCTGCAGGGGTAGCAGGTGCTGCAGGTGGGGGTAGCAGCGGTGGGGCAAGCAAATGAGGGGCTCCACTGAGGTGGGGGCTTGGGGGGGCCTCCTGCCCAGCGTCGTACTCTTGCTCCCCCCACCCTTGCCCCCAGCCTTCCCCTGTGCTTTGCTTTTTCCATGGTTTGGTGCTGGCCCAGGGATGGGGCTGGGCAGTTAGAGCCCTAGAaggctgcagggtgggggcagcccTGGGATGGGTtgggcctggggcaggcaggacacCAAGAAGTGCTCCCTCTTGTCCCTTggcaccctccctgcccacgcATGGTGGGGCCCACTGGGTGGTTTTGGGGAAGCCCCAGAGCCCAGGGTTCACCTGCCCCTTCCACACCCTGCCCATCTCTCCCCAGCTTGCTTCCTGCTCTCGTGCGCAGCATCTGGTTTCTCGGTGCTAACCTGGCAGCTGCAAGGGGCCTCAGGAGACCCCTGCCCGGGATGGGCATGGTCCCTTTCCTTCCTGCAGATGCCTGGGCAGGAGGGGGCAAGATGGCTCCCTGGCAAGGCCCCAGACAGGTTGAGGCTGAGAGCAgacccagcccttccctcccGGGCAGCGAGGGCCTCAGAGGCTCCGTCTTCCCTGCTTGCTGTTGGGCCCTCAGCCCCACTCCCACTCTTCACTTTCCTAACCCCCATCTCAGTGGTGGGAGGACCTGGCAGAGAACCTGCCCTGCCACAGCCTTCCGGCATCGAAAGGCTCCTTCAGCGCTTGACCAAAGGTGCTGTGAGAACCTGCTGTGGAACCTGCGGTGTGCGCGTGCATCTGCCCTGCTTGCGTGTGTGCGTGGTTGTGTGTGCATTGGGTGCTAGGTCCCAGGCCATCCGGGCACCCTATACAGTTCCTCAGAACAGGGTCATTGAAGGCCTGGACCTTCCCTTGCCTCGGTGGGCCCGGGAGTCGCGCTCGGGCCTGGGGAGTGTGCTGTggaagccaccaggcctcccctgctgGCCCAGGTGTGCTGGGGGCCCCACACCCCCTGCCCTCCTCGTGGGGTGGTCAGCCCGACCTCAGGCCTTCACTGGGGAGGTGGTGTGGAGCCTGGAGCAAAGAGCAGACCCCACTCTGAGCCTCCCCTTCCTGCTGGGTGTCCGGGAGGACGGGGAGGCCTGGACCATGTTCCCAGGGGTCTCCTGACTTTCCTCAGCCCCTCTCTTGCTCCTGGCCGCTGAGGCTTTCTCACAGCCCAGCCTGCTCGGAGCAGCGGGAGTCTCGGGTGCCGGGGCAGCTTGTTTCCCTCTGCTGCCAGGGAGCCGAGGTGTCCATGCCAGTGGCAAAGACCACAGCCCGGCTTTGAGCTGGGCATCGAGAGGGGACACAGGCCAAAGGGGAGAGACAGTCGGGCCTGTGCTCTTCAGGAGCGTGAGGGTGTTGGTCCCAGGAGCAGCACTAGGGGCTCCTCCAGCCAGCCCTGGAGCCCTGCCCTGGTCTCGGCTGGGCAAGGGTGGCGTGTTCCTGCGCGTGGCTGGAGCTGGCTTCCTGGCATGTGCAGCTGTGGGCACCTGCGCTCAGAAGCgccagggcagaggcagaagcGAGGCGGGAAGGGAATCCACCCAGAGCACGCGTCCTTGGTCCCAAGAATGGGAGGACACCTTCTTGACCTCCCTGCCAGGGGCTGTAACGTggccccctgccaccccctccccgcccggATGTAGAACACTCCTGGATTCCTCCAGCCCACCCCCGCCCTTCGTGTTGGCTTTGTGGCCGTCCAAGTGCCAATTGGCTTCTCCCCCAAATAAGGGCTGGTATTTCTCCTCTGTCCCGAGAGGTGATTTCCCCCtatgcccctcccccaggtgagTGACCACCTGGGTGCCAGTTACAGGTGTTTTCAGAGACCATAGAAATGTGTTTTCCTGAGAGTCCGTGTCATTCGTGACTTTTTTTGTAAAGAAGTTGTGTTTTCAGAGGTGATTTTATGACAGGAAAGTGAAAGAATTAGttttgcaaaaaaacaaaaacaaaaaaagaggaaaaaaaagaaaaaagatagaaaaaaatattgtgggATTCCTAGGGGAacggggaggggggaagaaagagatatttaaagaaaaatttagaaacgCAGTGATTGCACAGGTGAGGTGGCAATGTTAGGAATAGGGCGGAGGCCTGGGCCCAGCTGGCGGGTCCCCTGGGGTCACAGGCTCCGTGGAGAAGGCCCACCCTCCTGCTGGCCTGGGCCTAGACTGCCACACCCATCCTCGCTCAAAGGGAAGGACGACAGTCCAAGGGAGCCAGCCAGCAGCTGCAGGGGCCAGGCTCGGGGTGAGGGAGCCGAGCTGGGAGGGGGTTGCGGGGTCCTGGCTGCCAGGGCTCAGCGCTGGTGATTTGACCCTTAAGGTTGGCGAGGAGGTAGCTTGGTTTCTTGTCCCTCCGTTGCCAGCTTGTTGGGCCATCTGGTCCCTACCACCACCATGGGGGGTGCATCTCTCCTCCCATCACCCCATAGACCATGACGTCCTGGCCTGATGAGGGAAGAAAGACTTCAGGAAGACAGGAGCTGTGGCTCTGGGAGAATCCCTGGCTGAGACTGACCCCGTGTAGCTGTGGGGGAAGGGAGTGCCCACCCCTTTGCACACCTCGAGCAGGTTGCTGCCCTGAGCTCCAAGCcaggcagccctgccctgcccctgcctcgaGGCCGGGGCTCCCCTGGGGGGCCTGAGTGGATGGGACCAAGGGTGAGCACAGCCCTCCTTACCTCCCTCCCTGGggcccctgcccccacacacacttGCACCCGTGGCCTCCTGTgggcccctcctccagcccttgCTGCTTTCCATTTGCCTAATTACCAAGCAGAAGTTGCAGTctggtttgctttatttttgtatgtgaGGTAACCCCCAAAGCCCGATCTCCAATGTTCAGTATTGGGTGGGGCATCATTCATCTCCCCTAAgtgcaccccctccccacccacgtGTCATAGGAAATGGGTGAGGTCTGATGTCTCTGGTTTGAGATGGAAAGTTGGGACTCATTCCTGTCTGTCGCCCTTCTGATCCTCACTTtgcccatctgtgaaatgagtgTGTTGGGCGGCAAGGCCTCTTCGTAAGTGCTGCTGATGTCCAGGCAGCTGCCAAGTGCCGGGTGTGGTGGAAGTTGCTGGCACTGGGGCCTCCAGCCACCCACAGCCCCTCTTTATTCTCGTCCTGCAGAGGGATCAAGGTCAAAATGAGCCTCATCCTTCCTCTGGTCTGGGAAGAGGTGATGATCAAGTCCCCAACCTCAGTGTGAGGCAGGCGGAGTGGGGGATTGCCCCTTTtcaaagaggaggaaacaggttCTAAGAGGCACAACTGCTTCACTGGGGGGATGTGCAGGGACGGGGGCGCAAGATGCCTTGGCCTTTAGAAGGTGGGGCCCAAGCCCTGCAGCCAGCACAAAACTGGCAGCTGAGCCAGGCCAGTGGGCCTGCCCAAGGCTGGAGGGTGGCCCAGAGGAGGGAGCTGGGTTAGCTGGGGGCTTGGCCACAGCCAGCCCATCTGAAGACCCAAGATGACGCACCCCCTTTTCCCTCACGTTTTCTGTTTCGTTTGTTGGGattttgtgtgtggttttgttgttttgttttagtttggtttttgtttttgtttttgttttttttttttgcacttcgCCCGCGCTGGACGGTGGAGCCTCACCTGCCAGCTCTGCTTCTGGGCTCCCATGCACTTGCCCAAGGCAGCCTGTTTGGGGCTTGCATGGTTTGAGAAAtcacttcttaaaagaaaaaaggaaggtgTTAAAGggtttcattttttccttgtCTGCCTTTCGGATTGAGAAAGCCCAGAATTAGGGGCTCCAACTCCAGGAGAGGGGCTCCTCGACCCCTGTTTTGCGGACAGTCACCAAGGCGCAGAAATAGGGGGATGGTTGGGTGGGGACCAATGACGGCCCTGGGCCTGTGGGGTCCCACCACCCCCTGCAAGCCTTGAGGGAGTCACACTCCACTGCAACGTGAGCGCTGCCTGCCGCGCGCGTGGGGTGTGACCCGCCAAGGGGGACCCATGGTCTGATGGGGACGCGCTTGCAAGAGCAGCAGGAGTTCTGGCCACCCTTGCTGCTGGGCAGAGTGGAGAGGGagacttctttttgttggttttaatttaaaaacacaaaggcCTAAAGAAATAtgtatcttataatttttttaatttttgaaaagttcatTTAATGAATTGTGCACGAATgaattctatatatataaaatatacatatatagctcTATATTTGGGGAGGGGCActgtctcttttttctctcatttttaaaatgaagtgttGTTGCCTTTGTCTGTGGTTCAACCATCCAGCTCCCAGCTGGCTAAACTTTGCCTCCAGTGGTTAAAGATGGGAAAATAGTGGGGTTGGCAGGAGACTGGAAATGGAGGTGCCACCCCAGTGTGGGGGGCAGGTCCCCCAGTCCACCTGCCCCACCCGTGGTGGAGAAGACACCTAAtttggggtgtgggtgtgggctCTGCTCTGGGTTCGTGGCTCCTGGGCCGGGGGAGGGTGGGTCTGTGCCGATTACTCTGTCTTGTACGTTCGTTCTGCTGCTCTTCAATATTGTATCAACGCCAGGAACGGGGAGTGAAAAGCCTCTTTTACTCCCCGAATAAATTGTCACATTCCGAAGCTAAGGCCCAGCCCCTGGAATGGGGTGTGTCTGTCTCATTTCTTCCTGTGGTGACTGGTCTTCCAAAAGCATCAGGCCTGGGGCCCTCCTGCCACAGAGGGGTGGGCAGTGCTGTCCCTCCACCGCCAGGGCCAGGCACCCACCTCCCATGCTTCGCCAGCCC
This Microcebus murinus isolate Inina chromosome 10, M.murinus_Inina_mat1.0, whole genome shotgun sequence DNA region includes the following protein-coding sequences:
- the CBX6 gene encoding chromobox protein homolog 6 is translated as MELSAVGERVFAAESIIKRRIRKGRIEYLVKWKGWAIKYSTWEPEENILDSRLIAAFEQKERERELYGPKKRGPKPKTFLLKARAQAEALRISDVHFSVKPSASASSPKLHSSAAVHRLKKDIRRCHRMSRRPLPRPDPQGGSPGLRPPISPFSETVRIINRKVKPREPKRSRIILNLKVIDKGAGGAGAPQGAGALARPKVPSRNRVIGKSKKFSESILRTQIRHMKFGTFALYKPPPAPLSPPPASKADVTASPGPGLLLATPAAPYDARSSSSSGCPSPVPQSSSEPDDAPPKLLPETTSPSVPSWREPEVLDLSIPPESAATSKRVPPDVTAATGQPLPPAPEPASASSEPEAGDWRPEMSPCSNVVVTDVTSNLLTVTIKEFCNPEDFEKVAAGVAGAAGGGSSGGASK